ATTTTAAATTGACCGGCTCAAAATGTATGTGATAACCTTACAATCGCACTGCCGAGTTGTGTAGTGGTAGCACGACGGACTTTGAATCCGTTTGCCCAGGTTCGAATCCTGGCTCGGCAGCCAGCTACTATTCCTCAATCTTTTTTCGGTCCCATATGGTATTTAATCAGCGCCTTCCTATTCAGCCAAACATGTATACACATCATTGCGATAAACAGGACCGCTATGAAGATGTGGGCCTCCGGCGGACGTCCTGCATGGAACTCCTGGGACTCCACGATACCCGTCACCACGACCAGAATAAACAATATGGGCATGGTGATACCGATAAACTTTCTCATTTAAACACCTCAATTGTCCTATTGATGTTGATCGACAATGACCTCACGAAAGATCTTGTGAGCGAGACATGATTTCATCTCCGTCAGCGCTCTGGAAAGACGGGCGACGGGGACACTACTCGCGCCGTGTATTTCGTGCACCTTTTCGTGTATCGTTTTCGCTTCATTACGGACTGCATCTACATACTGCCGGTATACCTGCAGGTCGGAGGGCTTCAGGCCGAACTCGGCAAGCTCGCTCACGATCTGTGCGATACGCAGACTGACGTCATCATAAATTCGACCCTGCGGTGTATCCGCCGGCATGAGAAAACCCAGCTCATCCAGTTCATTCAGATCGGCGGCAGACATACCAGTAGCATGAACCAGTTCGCTGAAAGTCAGCTTCTTGAATTCACCGGTTCCCATGGGATGAAATACATCGTCGAGAAAAGTCAGCATCTCGATCAAATGGTTGGTATCCTCACCACGTTGCCTGGCGCTCATCATCATTTTTATAGCCGAAAGAGGAAGGAACCTTTTCACCTGAAGCTGCTTGATCAGACGGATATCCTCGACACACTCCGGGCTGTAATAAGCCATATTACGGGCGGTCTTGACCGCCGGAGAGAGCAAGCCTTCCCGGACATAGTAATGTATGGTCGGCAGAGAAACCCCGGTGACGCGGGACACCTCGCTTATCCGCATCAATCCCCTTTTCTTCTCTATCGCTGTTGCCATTGATTTTTGCCTCTAAGTATAGAGTATAACTATATACTTTACACTTGTCAACGGCTATAGTACTCAGTTGTGCGTGCGTCATGCATCAGGTAAAGATATAGCCGGGCTGTCTGACCATTAAGATCGCCGGCAGCATCACCTGTAATAGGTTATCTGATTCTGAATGGTTACTTATTAGCCAGTTCTTTCTGATAGGCCTTCCATCCCGGGCACCAGGTGGTGTGCCATTTCCAGATCCTGCTCATCAGCGCATTAGGATTGGCCTCGGCCTTCTTCTTCATGGGACAGTCTGCACATTTCGATGCCATTATTTTCTCCTTCATCCGAGTTGAACTTATCAACTGTATTTGTGTATACATATTTTATATTAATTGGATATAATCCGTTACGCTTTAGCTCACAGGGGGTGGCCCGATGGAAATTACGCTGTATCAAATCGATGCATTCACCAACCATATCTTCGGCGGCAATCCCGCCGCCGTCTGCCCACTGGATGAGTGGATCGACGGCAGCCTGATGCAGAAGATCGCTGAGGAGAATAACCTGTCGGAGACTGCCTTCTTTGTAAAAAGAGAGGGTCGCTACGAGATACGTTGGTTCACTCCGGCTGTGGAGATCGAACTGGCGGGGCATCCTACACTGGCCGCCGCCTATGTCATATTCAATTACTGCAACCACGGTTCCAGCACAATCATCTTCTCGTCGAAAAGCGGGGAACTTACAGTTAAAAGGGACTCCGATCTGCTTAAAATGAATTTCCCTGTATTGAAGGCGGCAAAAGCCTCGGCAAACGACCTGCTCAACCGCGCACTCGGGCTTGCTCCAATTGAGCTTTATTTGTCGCGCGATTATCTGGCAGTTTATAA
This genomic window from Dehalococcoidia bacterium contains:
- a CDS encoding MerR family transcriptional regulator, whose amino-acid sequence is MATAIEKKRGLMRISEVSRVTGVSLPTIHYYVREGLLSPAVKTARNMAYYSPECVEDIRLIKQLQVKRFLPLSAIKMMMSARQRGEDTNHLIEMLTFLDDVFHPMGTGEFKKLTFSELVHATGMSAADLNELDELGFLMPADTPQGRIYDDVSLRIAQIVSELAEFGLKPSDLQVYRQYVDAVRNEAKTIHEKVHEIHGASSVPVARLSRALTEMKSCLAHKIFREVIVDQHQ
- a CDS encoding PhzF family phenazine biosynthesis protein; protein product: MEITLYQIDAFTNHIFGGNPAAVCPLDEWIDGSLMQKIAEENNLSETAFFVKREGRYEIRWFTPAVEIELAGHPTLAAAYVIFNYCNHGSSTIIFSSKSGELTVKRDSDLLKMNFPVLKAAKASANDLLNRALGLAPIELYLSRDYLAVYKSQKDILSIDPDLGLLKKLDCLGVIVTAPGDEADFVSRCFAPSVGIDEDPVTGSAHSTLIPYWSQRLKKDTLHAYQLSKRGGELFCRNLGRRVEIGGKAVPYLSGKIVI